The following are from one region of the Actinoplanes sp. L3-i22 genome:
- a CDS encoding DUF2202 domain-containing protein has product MKTITRRTATLVAAGTLGLGGLAVAAPALAGAGPFGPGPFSTATVGPSAPGRGYGMGSGFGAGRCMGLGVTAGQGTLTDAQKSTLASMAQEEKLAHDLYLAFAGRYDAVVFDHIAVAESRHLTMVRTLLQRYGVTDPTVNRPAGSFTDPAVQATYDTLLAQGGQSLSAALAAGQQVERTDIADLRAALDALTAPDVTQVYTSLLAASEGHLTAFTHWANR; this is encoded by the coding sequence GTGAAGACCATCACCCGCCGTACCGCCACCCTGGTGGCGGCCGGCACGCTCGGGCTGGGTGGACTCGCGGTCGCGGCACCGGCACTGGCCGGCGCCGGCCCGTTCGGTCCCGGACCGTTCAGCACCGCCACCGTCGGTCCGTCCGCCCCGGGCCGCGGCTACGGCATGGGATCCGGCTTCGGCGCCGGCCGCTGCATGGGACTGGGCGTCACCGCCGGGCAGGGCACCCTCACCGATGCCCAGAAGAGCACGCTGGCGTCCATGGCGCAGGAGGAGAAGCTCGCCCACGACCTGTACCTGGCGTTCGCCGGCCGCTACGACGCGGTCGTCTTCGACCACATCGCCGTCGCGGAGAGCCGACACCTGACCATGGTGCGCACGCTGCTGCAGCGCTACGGCGTGACCGACCCGACCGTGAACCGGCCGGCCGGCAGTTTCACCGACCCGGCGGTCCAGGCCACCTACGACACCTTGCTGGCGCAGGGCGGGCAGAGCCTGTCGGCCGCCCTGGCCGCCGGGCAGCAGGTGGAGCGCACCGATATCGCCGACCTGCGGGCCGCCCTCGACGCGCTGACCGCTCCGGACGTCACGCAGGTCTACACCAGCCTGCTCGCGGCCTCCGAGGGGCACCTGACCGCATTCACCCACTGGGCGAACCGGTAG
- a CDS encoding universal stress protein — MTHIAGAPVVVGIDGSPSSLDAVEMAAGEALLRQAPLHLVHALVWPASLASVRPASEGAPEPAALIRAHIEAVVAEAKTRAAKEAPDVPVTAEVVDGPAAYVLLQRSRRAALVLIGDRGLGRFEGMLAGTVATQLATYGSSPVVVVKSRPKQDQPVVVGVDGSARSLRAVEFAADEAALRGAELVAVHVWRTPPVAGAGDMMPLVYDLDRLEAEEGRVLATAVAGVAERHPGLSIRQELLRGPVGPALAARSRRAQLLVVGDRGHGGFVGLLIGSVSQHLIYHAACPIVVIRG; from the coding sequence ATGACGCACATCGCCGGAGCACCCGTGGTCGTCGGCATCGACGGGTCGCCGTCGAGCCTTGACGCCGTCGAAATGGCAGCTGGTGAGGCCCTGCTACGTCAGGCTCCGCTGCACCTGGTCCACGCCCTCGTCTGGCCGGCCTCGCTTGCCTCGGTCCGGCCGGCTTCCGAGGGTGCGCCCGAACCGGCCGCACTGATCAGGGCGCACATCGAGGCAGTCGTCGCCGAGGCGAAAACCCGCGCCGCGAAGGAGGCGCCCGATGTCCCGGTCACCGCCGAGGTGGTGGACGGGCCCGCGGCGTACGTCCTGCTGCAGCGCAGCCGACGTGCGGCACTGGTCCTCATTGGCGATCGGGGCCTCGGCCGATTCGAGGGCATGCTGGCCGGCACGGTCGCCACGCAGCTGGCCACCTACGGATCAAGCCCGGTCGTCGTGGTCAAGAGCCGGCCGAAGCAGGACCAGCCCGTCGTGGTCGGCGTCGACGGATCGGCCCGGTCCTTGCGAGCCGTCGAGTTCGCCGCCGACGAGGCCGCGTTGCGCGGCGCCGAACTGGTCGCCGTCCATGTCTGGCGCACACCGCCGGTGGCCGGGGCGGGCGACATGATGCCGTTGGTCTACGACCTCGACCGGCTCGAGGCCGAAGAGGGCCGGGTGCTGGCAACTGCCGTGGCCGGTGTCGCCGAGCGTCATCCCGGCCTGAGCATCCGGCAGGAGCTGCTCCGGGGGCCGGTGGGGCCGGCGCTGGCCGCCCGGTCGCGTCGGGCGCAGTTGCTGGTCGTCGGCGATCGGGGCCATGGCGGCTTCGTCGGTCTGTTGATCGGCTCGGTCAGCCAGCATCTGATCTATCACGCCGCCTGCCCGATCGTGGTGATCCGCGGCTGA
- a CDS encoding bifunctional diguanylate cyclase/phosphodiesterase: protein MRGSWLTQWRILIAVGVLVAGAGLLGLVSLQREVHTRALNSARFSAELINELVVGRNITTDILSTGVLDAGRRADMDADVAKLRENHHIAGLVVWALQTGHLIYADRGHPGAPATMPAAELARSRQGVAFSTSDDEDDGDATLNVFLPVDADPDAADDHAIDAVVEVMLPGDTISSAITRSVRLLDAGAALAALAGVVLLWRARIRMRRREHAERHDALTGLGNRTLLAHRADQVLAPGRPSALLLFDLDEFKEINDTLGHRAGDELLVTVAERLAGATRDGDLVVRLGGDEFAVLLADLGTGDSPEDTPESASDTAHRLRQVLREPVTIGLISVETEASVGIAVSPGHGAEIDTLLRCADVAMYHAKNNGLGVTLYDPATDTRDEQRLTVLTELRHAITAGQLRLHYQPKCRRDGTVDQVEALVRWQHPGRGLLGPFAFVPLAEHTSLIKPLTAWVLGEATRQCAAWRAAGRMLGVAVNISPRNLVDPDLPGVVRAAVAAAAIPAAMLELEITETAITTDPEHAAGTLERLRALGIGVSIDDFGAGYTSLAQLGTMPVDTLKIDQLFVADLLTNPAHEAVVRNIIQLCRELGLRTVAEGVETPGTWARLDELGCDEIQGYVLTPPLPPEQLIAWLDERTDADSRIRPGSRVADPAVRD, encoded by the coding sequence GTGCGAGGGTCGTGGCTGACGCAGTGGCGGATCCTGATCGCGGTCGGGGTGCTCGTCGCCGGCGCCGGCCTGCTGGGCCTGGTGAGCCTGCAGCGTGAGGTGCACACCCGGGCGTTGAACAGCGCCCGGTTCAGCGCCGAGCTGATCAACGAGCTGGTGGTCGGCCGCAACATCACCACCGACATCCTGAGCACCGGGGTCCTGGACGCCGGCCGGCGCGCCGACATGGACGCCGACGTGGCGAAACTACGCGAGAACCACCATATCGCCGGGCTGGTCGTCTGGGCGCTGCAGACCGGCCACCTGATCTACGCCGACCGTGGCCACCCCGGCGCGCCGGCCACGATGCCCGCCGCCGAGCTCGCCCGCTCCCGTCAGGGCGTGGCCTTCAGCACGAGCGACGACGAGGATGACGGCGATGCCACGCTGAACGTGTTCCTGCCCGTCGACGCCGATCCCGACGCCGCCGACGACCACGCCATCGACGCCGTGGTGGAGGTGATGCTGCCCGGCGACACGATCAGCAGCGCGATCACCCGGTCGGTCCGGCTGCTCGACGCCGGCGCCGCGCTGGCCGCGCTCGCCGGTGTGGTCCTGCTCTGGCGGGCCCGCATCCGGATGCGCCGGCGCGAACACGCCGAACGGCACGACGCGCTGACCGGGCTGGGCAACCGGACGCTGCTGGCGCACCGCGCGGACCAGGTCCTCGCCCCGGGGCGGCCGAGCGCCCTGCTGCTGTTCGACCTCGACGAGTTCAAGGAGATCAACGACACGCTCGGGCACCGCGCCGGCGACGAACTGCTGGTCACGGTCGCCGAGCGGCTGGCCGGCGCCACCCGCGACGGGGACCTCGTGGTCCGGCTCGGCGGTGACGAGTTCGCCGTGCTGCTCGCCGACCTGGGCACCGGCGACAGCCCCGAGGACACCCCGGAGAGCGCGTCCGACACCGCGCACCGGCTACGCCAGGTGCTGCGCGAACCGGTCACCATCGGCCTGATCAGCGTGGAGACCGAGGCCAGCGTCGGCATCGCCGTCTCCCCCGGGCACGGCGCCGAGATCGACACCCTGCTGCGCTGCGCGGACGTGGCGATGTACCACGCCAAGAACAACGGTCTCGGCGTCACCCTGTACGACCCGGCGACCGACACCCGCGACGAACAGCGACTCACCGTCCTGACCGAGCTGCGGCACGCCATCACCGCCGGTCAGCTGCGGCTGCACTACCAGCCGAAGTGCCGGCGCGACGGCACGGTCGACCAGGTGGAGGCGCTGGTGCGCTGGCAGCATCCCGGCCGCGGGCTGCTCGGGCCGTTCGCGTTCGTCCCGCTGGCCGAACACACCTCGCTGATCAAGCCGCTGACCGCCTGGGTGCTCGGCGAGGCCACCCGGCAGTGCGCCGCCTGGCGCGCCGCCGGCCGGATGCTCGGCGTCGCGGTCAACATCTCCCCGCGCAACCTGGTCGACCCGGACCTGCCCGGCGTCGTCCGGGCCGCGGTCGCCGCCGCCGCGATCCCGGCCGCCATGCTCGAACTCGAGATCACCGAAACCGCGATCACCACCGACCCCGAGCACGCGGCCGGCACCCTGGAGCGGCTGCGCGCGCTGGGCATCGGCGTCTCCATCGACGACTTCGGCGCCGGCTACACCTCGCTGGCCCAGCTCGGCACGATGCCCGTCGACACCCTCAAGATCGACCAGCTGTTCGTCGCCGACCTGCTCACCAACCCGGCCCACGAGGCCGTCGTCCGCAACATCATCCAGCTGTGCCGCGAGCTCGGCCTGCGCACCGTCGCCGAAGGCGTCGAGACGCCCGGCACCTGGGCCCGGCTCGACGAGCTCGGCTGCGACGAGATCCAGGGCTACGTGCTGACCCCGCCGTTGCCGCCCGAGCAGCTGATCGCCTGGCTCGACGAGCGCACCGACGCGGACTCGCGGATCCGGCCCGGCTCGCGCGTGGCCGACCCGGCCGTCCGCGATTGA
- a CDS encoding dienelactone hydrolase family protein has protein sequence MRIHAAGAVLDGDLIVPAAAAAVVLFTQDGPRDRALAKVLRQRGLATLLIEPLTVDERPDETHRFDMDLLADRLIGTLRWIRAQPVTAHLPVGLFGAGVNAGAALVAAAARPGDVQAVVTRGGRVDLAGGALAHLLAPTLLIVGERDTPLRDINDDARRTTRAPAQMCVIPEADRYFADPGALEQVAVEAVDWFTRHLADPLPEHAPTIDSALPVAQPRLFDAFIPPTPAPEPRPDES, from the coding sequence ATGCGCATCCATGCGGCCGGAGCGGTGCTCGACGGCGACCTGATCGTGCCCGCGGCCGCCGCCGCGGTCGTGCTGTTCACCCAGGACGGTCCGCGTGACCGGGCGCTTGCGAAGGTGCTGCGGCAGCGGGGCCTGGCGACCCTGCTGATCGAGCCGCTGACCGTCGACGAGCGCCCGGACGAGACGCACCGCTTCGACATGGACCTGCTGGCGGATCGCCTGATCGGCACGCTGCGCTGGATCCGCGCCCAGCCGGTGACCGCGCACCTGCCGGTCGGCCTGTTCGGCGCGGGCGTCAACGCCGGCGCCGCGCTGGTGGCGGCCGCGGCCCGGCCCGGCGACGTGCAGGCCGTCGTCACCCGCGGCGGCCGCGTCGACCTGGCCGGTGGCGCGCTGGCGCACCTGCTCGCGCCGACCCTGCTGATCGTCGGCGAACGCGACACGCCGCTGCGCGACATCAACGACGACGCCCGCCGGACGACGCGCGCGCCTGCCCAGATGTGCGTCATCCCGGAGGCGGATCGCTACTTCGCCGACCCGGGAGCGCTGGAGCAGGTCGCCGTCGAGGCGGTCGACTGGTTCACCCGGCACCTGGCCGACCCGTTGCCCGAGCACGCGCCGACGATCGACTCGGCCCTGCCCGTCGCGCAGCCGCGGCTCTTCGATGCTTTCATACCGCCCACGCCGGCCCCCGAGCCCCGCCCCGACGAGTCCTGA
- a CDS encoding rhodanese-like domain-containing protein: MMVRVLPIETPTLGDRSYLVHDGTSAFVVDPQRDIDRVLALALAEEVSITHIFETHVHNDYVTGGHALARVTGAAYHVNADDPVGFDRVPVRDGDIVAVGHTLRVRVIATPGHTFTHLSYALQADGEQIAVFSGGSLLYGSVGRPDLLGPAHTHDLVHHQYHSAHRLARELPETADVYPTHGFGSFCSATQSGATASTIGAESRANPALTQAEQQFVDQLLAGLDTWPAYYAHMGPANSAGPAAPDLSPPEAADAEQIRKRLADGEWVVDLRSRIAFAAGHVAGTLNFGLDGSFATYLGWLIPWGTPLTLLAETPHQVAEAQRELVRIGIDRPAAHATGDPLDWAGGQKLTSFPRATFADLAQVRHHRPVLVLDTRRNLEVAQSRIDDAVHIPLHDLPRRLHDLPEGEIWVHCAAGYRAAIAASLLAAAGRQVVAVDDDFANAAAAGLPVLRQ, encoded by the coding sequence ATCATGGTCCGTGTCCTGCCGATCGAGACGCCCACGCTCGGCGACCGCAGCTACCTCGTCCACGACGGCACCAGCGCATTCGTCGTCGATCCGCAGCGCGACATCGACCGCGTCCTGGCCCTGGCACTCGCCGAAGAAGTGAGCATCACCCACATCTTCGAGACCCACGTCCACAACGACTACGTGACCGGCGGCCACGCCCTCGCACGGGTGACCGGGGCGGCGTACCACGTCAACGCCGACGATCCGGTCGGCTTCGACCGCGTACCGGTGCGCGACGGCGACATCGTCGCCGTCGGCCATACCCTGCGGGTCCGCGTCATCGCCACCCCCGGGCACACCTTCACCCACCTGTCGTACGCGTTGCAGGCCGACGGCGAGCAGATCGCCGTCTTCTCCGGCGGATCGCTGCTGTACGGCTCGGTCGGCCGCCCCGACCTGCTCGGTCCCGCACACACCCACGACCTGGTCCACCACCAGTACCACTCGGCACACCGGCTGGCTCGCGAGCTGCCCGAGACCGCCGATGTCTACCCGACGCACGGCTTCGGCAGCTTCTGCTCGGCAACCCAGTCGGGGGCCACCGCCTCCACCATCGGCGCCGAAAGTCGCGCCAATCCCGCGCTGACCCAGGCGGAGCAGCAGTTCGTGGACCAGTTGCTGGCCGGGCTCGATACGTGGCCCGCCTACTACGCCCACATGGGCCCGGCCAACAGCGCCGGACCGGCCGCCCCAGATCTGAGCCCGCCCGAGGCTGCCGACGCCGAGCAGATCCGCAAACGCCTCGCCGACGGCGAATGGGTCGTCGACCTGCGCAGCCGCATCGCGTTCGCCGCCGGTCACGTCGCCGGCACCCTCAACTTCGGCCTCGACGGCAGCTTCGCCACCTACCTCGGCTGGCTCATCCCGTGGGGAACGCCGCTGACCCTGCTCGCCGAAACCCCGCACCAGGTCGCCGAGGCCCAGCGCGAGCTGGTGCGCATCGGTATCGACCGGCCCGCCGCGCACGCGACCGGCGATCCCCTCGACTGGGCCGGTGGCCAGAAACTCACGTCCTTCCCACGCGCGACCTTCGCCGATCTGGCCCAGGTCCGCCACCACCGGCCCGTGCTCGTGCTCGACACCCGCCGTAACCTCGAAGTGGCGCAGTCCCGGATCGACGATGCCGTGCACATCCCGCTGCACGACCTCCCGCGCCGGCTGCACGACCTGCCGGAAGGTGAAATCTGGGTGCACTGCGCCGCCGGCTACCGCGCCGCCATCGCCGCGTCCCTGCTCGCCGCCGCCGGACGGCAGGTCGTCGCCGTCGACGACGACTTCGCCAACGCCGCCGCGGCGGGGCTACCCGTGCTACGGCAATGA
- a CDS encoding cation:proton antiporter regulatory subunit produces MTVSPSENAEGRNALQINEVLLPGVGLRYELTSSDGDHLGFVARRDGYVEVVRYGGGDPDAGEPLFRLTTDEAEAVAEIFGAPRIVERFADLSRAVPGLDAGQIGIGPGSSYAGRPLGETRARTRTGASIVAIVRGETVLVSPGPAEIMQADDVLVVVGTEDGIAGVRRIVGT; encoded by the coding sequence ATGACCGTGAGTCCGTCCGAGAACGCCGAAGGCAGGAACGCTCTGCAGATCAACGAGGTGCTGCTGCCCGGAGTCGGGCTGCGCTACGAGCTGACCAGCAGCGACGGCGATCATCTCGGCTTTGTCGCCCGCCGGGACGGCTATGTCGAGGTGGTCCGCTACGGCGGGGGCGATCCCGACGCGGGTGAGCCGTTGTTTCGCCTGACCACGGACGAGGCCGAGGCGGTGGCGGAGATCTTCGGCGCGCCCCGCATCGTCGAGCGGTTCGCTGACCTCAGCCGCGCAGTGCCCGGACTGGACGCCGGGCAGATCGGTATCGGACCTGGCTCCTCGTACGCCGGACGGCCTCTCGGTGAGACCCGCGCCCGCACCCGGACCGGTGCCTCCATCGTGGCGATCGTGCGGGGCGAGACCGTGCTGGTCTCCCCGGGGCCGGCCGAGATCATGCAGGCGGATGATGTACTCGTCGTCGTCG